The following proteins are co-located in the Triticum aestivum cultivar Chinese Spring chromosome 1A, IWGSC CS RefSeq v2.1, whole genome shotgun sequence genome:
- the LOC123063967 gene encoding protein LIKE COV 1, which translates to MMGDDKAPRSLSPMGGRDRDRELLIPVSGGGGGGSVPRAGGDDDDLDRTAASPSASAALSSTGREAFHKVVRSWASKKFMTGCVILFPIAITFYFTWWFIHFVDGFFSPIYAQLGINIFGLGFITSVTFIFFVGVFMSSWVGASVLGIGEWIIKRMPLVRHIYNASKQISAAISPDQNKQAFKEAVIIRHPRIGEYAFGFITSSVSLQSYSGQEDLYCVYVPTNHLYIGDIFMVNSKDVIRPNLSVREGIEIVVSGGMSMPQVLSTLDPHPHLHAIHTDRGGASRS; encoded by the exons ATGATGGGCGACGACAAGGCCCCGCGGAGCCTCAGCCCGATGGGCGGCCGCGACCGCGACCGCGAGCTCCTCATCcccgtctccggcggcggcgggggcggctcggTCCCCCGCGccgggggcgacgacgacgacctggacaggaccgccgcctccccctccgcctccgccgcgctcTCCTCCACCGGCCGCGAG GCTTTCCATAAGGTGGTCCGCAGCTGGGCCTCAAAGAAATTCATGACTGGGTG TGTGATTCTCTTCCCCATAGCGATAACATTCTACTTCACCTGGTGGTTCATTCATTTTGTTGATGGATTCTTCTCTCCAATCTATGCACAATTGGGAATCAACATTTTTG GTCTTGGTTTCATCACTTCTGTTACTTTCATATTTTTCGTTGGAGTCTTCATGTCATCTTGGGTTGGAGCATCTGTTCTTGGCATTGGTGAATGGATCATTAAGCGCATGCCACTTGTGCGCCATATCTACAATGCATCTAAGCAAATTAGTGCCGCTATATCGCCAG ATCAAAACAAACAGGCATTCAAGGAGGCAGTCATCATACGACATCCCCGTATTGGGGAATATGCATTTGGATTCATTACTTCATCAGTCTCGCTCCAG AGCTATTCTGGTCAAGAGGACCTTTACTGTGTCTATGTGCCGACCAACCATCTCTACATTGGTGATATCTTCATGGTGAACTCAAAGGATGTGATAAGGCCTAATCTTTCTGTGCGTGAAGGCATTG AGATCGTTGTGTCTGGTGGTATGTCAATGCCCCAGGTTTTGTCGACCCTGGATCCACATCCACATCTGCATGCAATCCACACAGACCGAGGTGGAGCGAGCAGAAGCTGA
- the LOC123063983 gene encoding cytochrome P450 72A15: protein MDPGPWMSSPAALSVLSWICGGLVAAVLLWQAARLLDQLWWRPRRLERALRAQGLPGTRYRFLLGDVNDYARQTKAASSGPPMPPRCHNVGPRAMPFLYSTIQEHGTPCISWFGPVPKVSITDPALVREVMSSKLARDVEKFKFPALTRLLADGVGNYEGDRWAKHRRILNPAFHAEKLKLMLPAFTACCEELVGRWERSLGPDGSWEVDVCPELQSLTGDVISQTAFGSSYLEGRRIFQLQTEQIGRFMAAISKIMIPGYMSFPTKNNRRMHQINNEIESILRGIIAKRMQAIQEGERTKDDLLGLLLESNMTDTDENGQSTLGMSSDEVMEECKLFYFAGMETTSILLTWTMIVLSMHPEWQDRAREEVLGLFGKHKLEYEGVNRLKIVTMILYEVLRLYPPATVFTRKTYKKIEIGGITYPAGVMFEMPVLYIHHDTDIWGEDVHQFNPDRFAKGISKASKDPGAFFPFGWGPRICIGQNFALLEAKMALCMILQRFEFELAPSYTHTPHSVMMLRPMHGAPIRLHTISS, encoded by the exons ATGGATCCAGGACCGTGGATGAGTAGTCCGGCTGCACTCTCAGTACTGTCATGGATCTGCGGCGGCCTCGTGGCCGCGGTGCTCCTCTGGCAAGCCGCCCGGCTGCTCGACCAGCTGTGGTGGCGGCCTAGGCGGCTGGAGCGGGCGCTCCGTGCGCAGGGCCTCCCCGGCACGCGGTACCGCTTCCTCCTCGGCGACGTCAACGACTACGCCCGGCAGACCAAGGCGGCGTCGTCGGGGCCgccgatgccgccgcgctgccacaACGTCGGCCCCCGCGCCATGCCGTTCCTCTACAGCACCATCCAGGAGCACGGCACGCCGTGCATCTCCTGGTTCGGTCCCGTCCCCAAGGTGAGCATCACCGACCCTGCCCTGGTCCGGGAGGTGATGTCCAGCAAGCTCGCCCGCGACGTCGAGAAGTTCAAGTTCCCGGCGCTCACCAGGCTGCTCGCCGACGGGGTGGGGAACTACGAGGGCGACAGGTGGGCCAAGCACCGGAGGATCCTCAACCCCGCCTTCCATGCCGAGAAGCTCAAG CTCATGTTGCCGGCGTTCACTGCGTGCTGTGAGGAGCTCGTTGGCCGGTGGGAACGGTCCCTTGGGCCTGACGGCTCCTGGGAGGTGGATGTCTGCCCGGAGCTCCAGAGCCTGACCGGAGATGTCATCTCGCAGACGGCGTTCGGCAGCAGTTACCTGGAAGGGAGAAGGATTTTTCAGCTGCAGACTGAGCAAATTGGGCGATTCATGGCAGCGATCAGCAAGATTATGATTCCCGGTTACAT GTCCTTTCCTACCAAAAATAACCGAAGGATGCATCAAATTAACAACGAGATTGAGTCCATCTTGCGGGGCATAATTGCAAAAAGGATGCAAGCTATTCAGGAAGGAGAAAGAACAAAAGATGACTTACTCGGCTTATTACTAGAGTCTAACATGACAGACACAGATGAAAATGGCCAATCCACCCTAGGAATGTCATCAGATGAAGTCATGGAGGAGTGCAAGTTGTTCTATTTTGCAGGAATGGAGACAACATCAATATTGCTTACATGGACAATGATTGTACTTAGCATGCACCCGGAGTGGCAGGACCGTGCAAGGGAGGAGGTTCTTGGCCTATTTGGAAAACACAAACTCGAGTATGAGGGTGTTAATCGGCTCAAAATT GTGACAATGATTCTATATGAAGTTCTTCGGTTGTACCCACCGGCTACTGTATTCACCCGGAAAACATACAAGAAGATTGAGATTGGAGGCATCACGTACCCAGCCGGTGTGATGTTTGAGATGCCAGTGTTGTACATCCACCACGACACGGACATTTGGGGAGAAGATGTGCACCAATTCAACCCGGATAGGTTTGCCAAGGGGATCTCCAAGGCGTCCAAGGACCCGGGCGCATTTTTCCCATTCGGTTGGGGGCCACGGATCTGTATCGGCCAGAACTTCGCGTTGCTCGAGGCCAAGATGGCATTGTGCATGATCCTTCAACGCTTTGAGTTTGAGCTCGCACCGTCATACACCCATACGCCGCATAGCGTGATGATGTTGCGTCCCATGCATGGTGCTCCGATTAGGCTTCACACTATCTCTTCGTAA
- the LOC123179859 gene encoding uncharacterized protein gives MPGPPRFLDRCDTLHDGRPKILRPQEASGGSGASPAKSGQIQWKNSPPARPSDQAPIAEPNGRHAADAVQPSLCFHIASYGIESVFKGFLFLILVHASTEISKYIWSILVFFLMRNVLNNHLNDSNVSSYKSAAPKMTISLKWLKPTNTPKGLYSLFVPNVVSKVTTSPK, from the exons atgcCTGGGCCGCCGCGCTTCCTCGACCGCTGTGACACCCTCCATGATGGGCGCCCCAAGATTCTTCGGCCGCAGGAAGCGTCTGGCGGCAGCGGCGCGTCTCCGGCCAAATCCGGTCAAATCCAATGGAAAAACAGCCCTCCTGCCCGGCCAAGCGACCAAGCCCCAATAGCAGAACCCAATGGTCGTCACGCAGCAG ATGCTGTCCAACCAAGTTTGTGTTTCCACATTGCTTCTTATGGCATTGAAAGCGTCTTCAAAGGCTTCCTCTTCCTCATACTTGTACATGCAAGCACTGAAATCAGCAAGTACATTTGGTCCATCCTCGTCTTTTTTCTTATGAG GAACGTGTTGAACAACCATTTGAATGATTCAAATGTCTCATCATATAAAAGTGCAGCACCAAAAATGACCATTTCTCTAAAATGGTTGAAACCAACAAACACACCGAAGGGTCTGTACTCTTTGTTTGTCCCAAATGTTGTATCGAAGGTAACAACATCACCGAAATGA